A region from the Lutra lutra chromosome 1, mLutLut1.2, whole genome shotgun sequence genome encodes:
- the LOC125107165 gene encoding keratin-associated protein 14-like, with protein MSYNCCSGNFSSQSLGGYLRYPGSFCGSSYPSNLFCSTNLQSPGTYQLGSSLSSGCQETCCEPTSCRTSYLVSRPCQTSCYPSRTSTLFSPCQTTYTGSLGFGSSGFQSFGCGSPSLGFGLGGFQSVGCGPSAFSSLGCRSSFYRPLYYSSRSCQSAFYQPTCGSGFY; from the coding sequence ATGTCCTACAACTGCTGCTCTGGAAACTTCTCCTCCCAGTCCCTTGGGGGATACCTGCGCTACCCAGGATCTTTCTGCGGCTCATCTTACCCCAGCAACCTGTTCTGCAGCACTAACCTCCAGTCTCCTGGCACATACCAGCTGGGCTCCTCCCTCTCCAGTGGCTGTCAAGAGACCTGCTGTGAGCCCACCAGCTGCCGGACGTCCTACCTGGTGTCCAGACCTTGCCAGACATCCTGCTACCCCTCGAGGACCTCCACACTTTTCAGTCCCTGCCAGACAACTTATACAGGGTCTCTGGGCTTTGGCTCCAGCGGCTTTCAATCTTTTGGTTGTGGCTCTCCCTCTCTAGGCTTTGGATTGGGTGGTTTCCAGTCAGTGGGCTGTGGTCCCAGTGCCTTTTCATCCCTGGGCTGTAGATCCAGCTTTTACCGTCCACTCTACTACTCTTCTAGAAGCTGCCAGTCTGCTTTCTACCAACCAACCTGTGGATCTGGCTTCTACTAA
- the LOC125089195 gene encoding keratin-associated protein 13-1-like, which produces MSYSCCSGTFSSRSLGGYLRYPGSSCGSYPSNLVYRTDLCSPSTCQLGSSPSSGCQETCYEPTRCQISCMVSRPCQTFCYRPRTSTLRSPCWTAYPGSVGIGSSSYHSLGYGSRSCYSLGCGSQGFRPLGFRICGFPSLGYGSRFCHPTYFTSRSYQSLCYRPPCGSDFYRATF; this is translated from the coding sequence ATGTCCTACAGCTGCTGCTCTGGAACCTTCTCCTCTCGCTCCCTTGGAGGCTACCTGCGCTACCCAGGATCCTCCTGTGGCTCTTACCCCAGCAACCTGGTCTACCGCACTGACCTCTGCTCTCCCAGCACCTGCCAGTTGGGCTCCTCCCCCTCCAGTGGCTGTCAGGAGACCTGCTATGAGCCCACCAGATGCCAGATATCCTGCATGGTGTCCAGACCTTGCCAGACGTTCTGCTACCGCCCAAGGACCTCCACGCTCCGTAGTCCCTGCTGGACTGCTTACCCCGGGTCTGTGGGCATTGGGTCTAGCAGCTACCATTCCCTGGGCTATGGATCCAGAAGCTGCTACTCACTGGGTTGTGGATCCCAGGGCTTCAGACCCCTGGGTTTTAGAATCTGTggcttcccttctctgggctATGGATCCAGATTCTGCCACCCAACCTACTTCACCTCTAGGAGCTACCAGTCATTGTGTTACAGGCCACCCTGTGGATCTGACTTTTATAGAgcaactttttga